In Labilibaculum sp. DW002, one DNA window encodes the following:
- a CDS encoding PQQ-binding-like beta-propeller repeat protein, with translation MNRLLIVCIAFISILTQCNSPKQKSEWRGPNRTGVYNETGLLKEWPEKGPEMLWSLVDIPKGYSSVAVVNETVYLTGIKDSMDVLMAVDMKGQLKWQVPYGRRWDNTFPDSRCTPTIEDNRIYLSSGKGDLACVNALSGEINWQVKASEKFEGEFGTWGISESLLLWNDLVYYTPCGPKTTMIALNKMTGDVVWQSKSLNDKPGYVSPLLINRNGKEQIVTVTENNAIGVDPSNGNIDWQFDYGSYAAGEWKANIQTNTPLYHEGKIFVTNGYDHKSVMLDLSEDASTVKLAYVDSLLDVHHGGAVRLGDYVYGANWEHNRMGKWICLEWETGKPMYETEWENKGSIISAEGMLYCYDEKGGNIALAKASPKGFEVISTFKVPLGKGPHWSHLVIKDGVLYVRHAKALMAYSIKD, from the coding sequence ATGAACCGACTTTTAATTGTCTGTATTGCTTTCATAAGCATATTGACTCAATGTAATTCCCCAAAGCAAAAAAGTGAATGGCGTGGGCCAAATCGAACAGGTGTTTATAACGAAACAGGTTTGTTGAAAGAATGGCCGGAAAAAGGACCTGAGATGTTATGGTCTTTAGTTGATATTCCTAAAGGATATTCTTCAGTAGCTGTGGTGAATGAAACGGTTTATTTAACAGGAATAAAAGATTCAATGGATGTATTGATGGCTGTTGATATGAAAGGTCAGCTGAAATGGCAAGTGCCTTATGGTCGTCGTTGGGATAATACTTTCCCAGATAGTCGTTGCACACCTACCATTGAAGATAATCGTATTTATCTTTCAAGTGGGAAAGGTGATTTAGCTTGTGTGAATGCACTAAGTGGAGAAATCAACTGGCAGGTAAAAGCAAGTGAAAAGTTTGAAGGCGAATTTGGAACTTGGGGAATATCAGAATCTCTTCTTTTGTGGAATGATTTGGTGTATTATACGCCTTGTGGACCTAAAACAACTATGATTGCCTTAAATAAAATGACAGGCGATGTTGTTTGGCAATCAAAAAGCTTGAATGATAAACCTGGATATGTTTCGCCTTTGTTAATTAATAGAAATGGAAAAGAACAAATTGTTACTGTTACCGAAAATAATGCCATAGGAGTTGATCCATCAAATGGGAATATTGATTGGCAGTTTGACTATGGATCATATGCTGCAGGTGAATGGAAAGCCAATATTCAGACCAATACACCACTTTATCACGAAGGGAAAATATTTGTAACCAATGGTTACGATCATAAATCTGTAATGCTCGACTTGAGTGAAGATGCTTCAACGGTAAAACTGGCCTATGTTGATTCTTTATTGGACGTTCATCATGGTGGTGCTGTTCGTTTAGGCGATTACGTATATGGAGCCAATTGGGAGCATAACAGAATGGGTAAGTGGATTTGCCTTGAGTGGGAAACCGGTAAGCCGATGTACGAGACAGAGTGGGAGAATAAAGGTTCTATTATCTCAGCTGAAGGGATGTTGTATTGTTACGACGAAAAAGGTGGAAATATCGCATTGGCAAAAGCAAGCCCCAAAGGATTTGAAGTGATAAGCACTTTTAAAGTACCTCTTGGGAAAGGGCCACACTGGTCACATTTGGTGATTAAAGATGGCGTTTTGTATGTGCGTCATGCAAAAGCTTTAATGGCTTATTCAATTAAAGACTAA
- a CDS encoding PQQ-binding-like beta-propeller repeat protein codes for MLLKRRDKGFISLAIIIALVLFVYWLAYNPVKNIHASIPGMDNRPKQSASSERVLIGEGFDFYIEHSSELKGKWTQFRGADFDNVSKETVKLVDKIGPEPKIMWQHDLGEGHAAPVVYNGKVYILDYDEVKKADALRCFSLESGEEIWKRSYKVHVKRNHGMSRTVPAINDKYLVSMGPRCHVMCVHPESGDFLWGLDLVKDYNSEVPFWYTGQCPVIDNNVAIIAPGGKALMIGVDCETGKILWETPNPDGWKMSHSSIMPMVLDGNKMWVYAAVGGICGVSAEGDDLGQILWKTKDFSPSVVAPSPLIFDNGKMFMTAGYGAGAALTTS; via the coding sequence ATGTTACTGAAAAGAAGAGATAAAGGATTTATAAGCTTAGCTATAATTATTGCACTTGTTCTTTTTGTGTACTGGCTTGCCTACAATCCAGTTAAAAATATCCATGCTAGTATTCCTGGTATGGACAATCGTCCAAAACAATCCGCATCGTCGGAACGAGTGTTAATTGGTGAAGGCTTTGATTTTTATATTGAACACTCTTCAGAATTGAAAGGTAAGTGGACACAGTTTAGAGGAGCTGATTTTGATAATGTGTCTAAAGAAACAGTCAAGCTAGTTGATAAAATTGGACCAGAACCTAAAATTATGTGGCAACATGATCTGGGTGAAGGACACGCTGCACCGGTTGTTTATAATGGTAAGGTATATATTCTCGATTACGATGAGGTGAAAAAAGCAGATGCACTTCGATGCTTCTCTTTGGAAAGTGGCGAAGAAATCTGGAAACGTTCCTACAAGGTGCATGTAAAAAGGAATCATGGTATGTCACGAACCGTTCCTGCTATCAACGATAAATACCTTGTGAGCATGGGGCCTCGTTGTCATGTGATGTGTGTTCATCCTGAGTCGGGTGATTTCTTGTGGGGGCTCGATTTGGTGAAAGATTATAACTCAGAAGTCCCATTTTGGTACACAGGACAATGTCCGGTAATCGATAATAATGTGGCCATAATTGCTCCTGGAGGTAAAGCTCTGATGATTGGAGTTGATTGTGAAACAGGAAAAATTTTATGGGAAACGCCAAATCCGGATGGCTGGAAAATGTCACATTCGTCTATTATGCCAATGGTTTTGGATGGTAATAAAATGTGGGTTTATGCTGCTGTTGGTGGAATTTGTGGTGTTTCGGCTGAAGGTGATGATCTAGGTCAGATTCTATGGAAAACGAAAGATTTTTCACCATCTGTTGTAGCTCCATCACCATTAATATTTGATAATGGCAAGATGTTTATGACTGCTGGCTATGGTGCAGGTGCTGCTCTTACTACAAGTTAA
- a CDS encoding 4Fe-4S binding protein encodes MKKSLAFISLLILFVGMEFAAFSQQQRFPKPEFESGYEQPVASMPAPRDGMFAFLDVMVLIAALSLITWFILKKRSRTGVVTVSIFSILYFDFFREGCVCSVGSVQNVVLALFNPGYHIPLSALAFFVIPLVYTLFFGRTFCAGVCPLGAVQDVFLMRPVTLKKWLQKVLGLIPYIYLGLSVLYAATATDFIICRYDPFVGIFRFNATFFMFAIGAAFLLISVFIARPYCRFFCPYGVILNLVSRVSKNHLTITPSNCIQCKLCENSCPLDAINKPVVVKQMEDKRSATRRFILLSLIIPALMIVGGWTGANFHENLSKVNAKVRLADELLHFDSKTMKESLEIEGFRTSGQTVEELYLEAAEIVEQFYYGGWILGAFIGLVIGLALSGLSTYRYREDYTPDKGECVSCARCLKYCPVEK; translated from the coding sequence ATGAAGAAAAGCTTAGCCTTTATCTCTTTACTGATATTATTTGTGGGAATGGAATTTGCAGCCTTTTCACAACAGCAACGTTTTCCAAAACCGGAATTTGAATCGGGATACGAACAACCTGTTGCCTCAATGCCTGCACCTCGCGATGGCATGTTTGCATTCTTGGATGTAATGGTATTAATTGCAGCACTTAGTTTAATCACTTGGTTTATTCTGAAGAAAAGATCAAGAACTGGCGTAGTAACAGTCTCTATTTTTTCCATTCTGTACTTTGACTTTTTCAGAGAAGGATGTGTCTGTTCTGTCGGATCAGTTCAAAATGTCGTATTAGCACTTTTTAATCCCGGCTATCACATTCCTTTATCGGCATTGGCCTTTTTTGTAATTCCACTGGTTTACACTTTATTTTTTGGTAGAACTTTCTGCGCTGGAGTCTGTCCTTTAGGAGCAGTTCAGGATGTATTTCTGATGAGACCAGTTACCTTGAAGAAATGGTTGCAAAAAGTCTTGGGATTAATTCCTTATATCTATTTGGGCTTGTCCGTATTATATGCAGCAACGGCTACAGACTTTATCATTTGTCGATACGATCCTTTTGTAGGGATTTTCAGATTCAATGCTACCTTTTTCATGTTCGCGATTGGTGCGGCCTTCTTGTTGATTAGTGTTTTTATTGCTCGACCATATTGTCGTTTCTTTTGCCCATATGGTGTGATTTTGAATCTAGTTAGTAGAGTTTCTAAAAATCATTTGACCATAACACCTTCCAATTGCATTCAATGCAAGCTTTGTGAGAATTCTTGTCCTTTAGATGCCATTAACAAACCTGTTGTGGTGAAGCAAATGGAAGACAAGCGATCAGCAACCAGAAGATTCATCTTACTTAGTTTAATTATACCAGCACTAATGATTGTTGGAGGTTGGACAGGTGCAAATTTCCATGAGAATCTATCAAAAGTAAACGCGAAAGTGCGCTTGGCGGATGAATTACTTCATTTCGATTCAAAAACCATGAAAGAAAGTCTGGAAATAGAAGGCTTCAGAACTTCAGGCCAAACAGTAGAAGAATTGTATTTGGAAGCTGCAGAAATTGTAGAGCAATTCTATTATGGTGGTTGGATATTGGGTGCTTTCATTGGATTGGTAATTGGTTTGGCTTTGTCAGGATTATCAACCTATCGATATAGAGAAGATTACACACCAGATAAAGGTGAATGTGTGAGTTGTGCACGTTGCCTAAAATATTGCCCTGTTGAAAAATAA